Proteins from a single region of Oncorhynchus nerka isolate Pitt River linkage group LG18, Oner_Uvic_2.0, whole genome shotgun sequence:
- the LOC135561588 gene encoding trichohyalin-like gives MEEEEREREKEKQREIEREIEEERCKQKQIEMEEEEREREKERQRQIERENDEERCKHKQIEMEEEEREREKERQREIKRKRREKRQKNMEREETQREIEREIEEERCKQKQIEMEEEEREEERQRQMGEKERKREMGEKERRQQEEERKRSFERDQEEDIWKQKQIDMEKEGRERKNKRQREIEEIHRRQQQEERQKQKEKEKEREKDNENQREMELRDQQQKEMENENMIMREREEAGRRKEGQKNILGNIEGQNELEIEQEREMEEKQEVIKKAEEEYREREERGKEVSMKKHVVVNVKAKAREVFNRRKERRLEVLKGEREHIERGQQIRREKEERRLEMERKQERARQQEEQDRKREIEIARQKEMLRLREEERQREEEREEQRKRVFEGHLALIREREKILEVKKKEMAEEERREILEYKRGDLEDTEEEEEKEDDKEDILPPDKSIRRRAVGWVNKKWEKRNLKKIERTCQREAEEGEKIVHIVIPGPIRLTMTRAEREREKRKELLKAEERRKKLEDFNKQWRERSLLKKHTHQQLKEEREKMKEKYLEQINLEADEQIQKFSTQYITRCPTTQHSHDYNQGQELPGWATGQQVSQEPVASGDGQQEGPRRQQAWAENQEGSSENHQEGPENHQGGPDSQQLEAPEEAETSEPISKTKTKKKPSIWKKIRMSLPDVLSA, from the exons atggaagaggaagaacgagaaagggagaaagagaaacagagagagattgaaagagagattgaagaagaaagatgtaaacagaagcaaatagagatggaagaggaagaaagagagagggagaaagagagacagagacagattgaaagagagaacGATGAAGAAAGATGTAAACACAAGCaaatagagatggaagaggaagaaagagagagggagaaagagagacagagagagatcaaaagaaagagaagggagaagagacagaaaaatatggaaagagaagagacacagagagagattgaaagagagattgaagaagaaagatgtaaacagaagcaaatagagatggaagaggaagaaagagaagaagagagacagagacagatgggtgagaaagagagaaagagagagatgggtgagaaagagagacgacaacaagaagaggagagaaagagatcgtTTGAGAGAGATCAAGAAGAAGatatatggaaacagaagcaaATTGAcatggagaaggagggaagagagaggaagaacaagagacagagagagatagaagagatacacagacgacaacaacaagaggagagacagaaacaaaaggagaaggagaaagaaagggagaaagacaatgagaatcagagagagatggaattaaGAGATCAGCaacagaaagagatggagaacgaaAATATGAttatgagagaaagggaggaagcaggaagaagaaaggaggggcagaaaaatattttggggaatattgagggacagaatgaactggagatagaacaggagagagagatggaagaaaagCAGGAAGTGATTAAGAAAGCAGAGGAAGAgtacagggaaagagaagagagaggaaaggaagtaAGCATGAAGAAACATGTAGTAGTTAATGTTAAAGCAAAAGCACGGGAAGTCTTCAATAGGCGTAAAGAGAGGAGGTTAGAAGTGTTGAAGGGGGAACGAGAACACATAGAAAGAGGACAACAaatcaggagggagaaggaggaaagaCGGCTGGAGATGGAAAGAAAACAGGAGAGGGCAAGACAACAAGAGGAGCAGGATAGAAAACGAGAGATTGAAATTGCTAGACAGAAAGAAATGTTGAGacttagagaggaggagaggcagagagaggaagagagagaggagcagagaaagagagtctTTGAAGGCCATTTAGCtttaatcagagagagagagaagattttAGAGGTAAAGAAAAAAGAGATGGCGGAAGAGGAAAGAAGGGAGATCCTTGAGTACAAGAGGGGTGACTTAGAGGacactgaagaggaggaggagaaggaagatgaCAAGGAGGACATTCTCCCACCTGATAAAAGTATCCGAAGGAGAGCTGTGGGCTGGGTAAACaagaagtgggagaagaggaacCTCAAAAAGATAGAGAGAACCTGTCAGAGAGAAGCTGAGGAGGGCGAAAAGATCGTCCACATAG TCATCCCTGGACCCATAAGGCTAACCATGAcccgggcagagagagagagggagaagaggaaggagctGCTGAAGgctgaggagagaaggaagaagtTGGAGGATTTCAACAAGCAGTGGAGAGAGCGGTCCCTGCTTAAAAAACACACTCATCAAcaactgaaggaggagagggagaagatgaAGGAAAAGTACCTGGAGCAGATTAATCTGGAGGCTGATGAGCAAATACAGAAGTTCAGCACCCAGTACATCACCCGGTGTCCAACCACCCAACACAGCCACGACTACAACCAAGGTCAGGAATTGCCGGGGTGGGCGACAGGTCAACAAGTAAGCCAAGAGCCTGTTGCATCTGGAGATGGCCAGCAGGAGGGGCCAAGGAGGCAACAGGCATGGGCAGAGAACCAGGAGGGGAGTTCAGAGAACCATCAGGAGGGGCCAGAGAACCATCAGGGGGGGCCAGACAGCCAGCAGCTAGAAGCTCCAGAAGAGGCTGAAACATCAGAGCCAATCTCcaagacaaagacaaagaaaAAGCCAAGCATCTGGAAGAAAATTAGGATGAG CCTTCCTGATGTGCTGTCTGCCTAG